The following are encoded together in the Chlamydomonas reinhardtii strain CC-503 cw92 mt+ chromosome 7, whole genome shotgun sequence genome:
- a CDS encoding ribosomal protein L22, whose translation MAVGVKKPAAKGAAKKKALVFTIDCSKPVEDKIMDISSFEKFLMDKIKVDGKTGVLGDSIKVAKEKTKVTVTAESQLSKRYLKYLTKKYLKKHNVRDWLRVIASNKDRNVYELRYFNIADNEAEDEE comes from the coding sequence ATGGCCGTGGGTGTTAAGAAGCCGGCCGCCAAGGGCGCGGCGAAGAAGAAGGCCCTGGTCTTCACCATCGACTGCTCCAAGCCGGTGGAGGACAAGATTATGGACATCTCCTCGTTTGAGAAGTTCCTGATGGACAAGATCAAGGTGGACGGCAAGAccggcgtgctgggcgactCTATCAAGGTGGCCAAGGAGAAGACCAAGGTCACCGTGACTGCTGAGTCCCAGCTGAGCAAGCGCTACCTGAAGTACCTCACCAAGAAGTACCTGAAGAAGCACAACGTGCGCGACTGGCTGCGCGTCATTGCTTCCAACAAGGACCGCAACGTCTACGAGCTCCGGTACTTCAACATTGCCGACAACGAGGCTGAGGACGAGGAGTAA